The Ziziphus jujuba cultivar Dongzao chromosome 1, ASM3175591v1 genome segment AAACTAGCAGAGCatttgaacccatatattatacatatgatTCGTGATTTATATATTGTAGAAGAgtaccaaataataatatatgctcACATTATTATTGTTTCTGTTATAGCATTTCCTATTGCTTGACTCGACAAAGTGGGAGCCAAAAACTAGGCACCTTTCGGTGTGGGATCCCATTTCTTAAGCCTCAAGAACAATTTGAATGGTTTTTCACGTGCGTTTTGGTTGTAATAATTGATTTGGCTTTTCAAAAGTCAGCAAAAGCCATTATTTAAATCCTTGACTATCAAAACcattacataaaaataagattctttttttttttttttttacattgacTTTTAGTTTTAGTACATTAAAAGTAACTAAGAGgatgggttttattttatttttttttttttttgggtgaataagaggatgggttttatatatataaataatgtaacATATTTGAATCTAAATCACGCTAAAGTTaggataaaataaaagatacctTTGAATCGGATGGAGGTTAGAACTTACATATAAGAAATCATTTAGACAAAAAGAATTTGAGTACCCTCATATTGTGGGGAAAAGCATAttcactttttagtttttacccTTTTTGAGTATAACTTTGAACTTGGAAATCAAAATAGGAAGCAGCCTATCACCTCAATTGTAGATAAAGACAAACAAATAcatacgtacatatatatatatatacatatatgtcacATTTTGGCCTTATAAATATGAAGGCAAGGGGGTGAGCAAGAACacattaaaaagtaattaattagtaGCCAAGTTTCCTTTtagagaagaagagagagacaTACAAGAGCACAATGAAGAAGAGCTCCATGCCTTCCATCCCTCCTTACCACAACCTTACAATTCAAAAGGAGCTGAAAGAAGGCTCCAAGTTGTATAAAGATCGCGGAAATGATCAGAAGGAAGAGTCTAATCATGTTgtggagaagaaagaagaaccaGTTGCAGAAACGAATTCGAAGAAGGTAGAGTTAGAGAAGAAACCATCCATGGACATTAATGAAAGCGCTGAGGCTTTCATCAACAAATTCAGACAGCAGCTACTCATCCAGAGGCTCGAATCCATTGAGAATTACGAGCAAATGCTAGCAAGAGGCCTCTAATACTCTCTTCTCTgcatctattatatatatatatatatatatttcattgttgtatttattattgctGTAGTATTTCTTATTTGTTGTTtgcttgtttccatgaccttcATCAACATGAATATGGTTTAAGAAGGATATAAGCATatgaataataacaaataatatttggcTTTAATTTTCTAAGATTagcagcttcttcttttttagcttttaatttttacattGGATGTTTTTCGTTATTCGCTTTGCTGCTGCCTTTGGGAATTTGTGCGTGCAAGTAAtaattttgtgttgatttttcttgttttctttcaaCTGGGAATAAGCATATTTCAGAGAGTTGTGTAGCAAGATTCATTGTTTTCTTTTGGCTTCTTAACAACTACCATGCTTCACTGTTATGAATCATTTGCATCATTTTAACCCTTTGACTCTGGGGTCAACAGTTCGGATTGACCTCATTTACAAAACTGTATGACCTGGGCTAATCTGCTTTTGTGTGCCTGGACTTGTTATTCTTGGCCCAATTTCGCGGCCTTGGAGTTCAGGGTCGAAGTTGGATCTtgaacaacaaaatacaaaagtaatTGCATGTTCAAGTGTGGAGTCCTTCCCACCAATAAAAAAGTTCAAGGTAGTCCCAAAAAGTAGAACATGCATTTAATGAAACAAAAGTCTActtcataaaacataataaacgGTCCAATTAGCAAGAGCTTTGATGCTTCTTCCTAAATCCCCTaaataattctaaaacataCTTTTTAATGAAACAAAAGTCTACctcataaaacataataaacgGTTCAATTAGCAAGAGCTTCGATGCTTCTTCCTAAATCCCCTGAATAATTCTAAATCAAAACATTCATTTTGGCTTCTATGTTCCATTGTCCCTCTGTAATCTCTGGAAGCATTCTAGTGACACACTACAATTCTGCACCATATATACCCCTAGCTACTCCGGCTAGCTCAACCTTCATATACGACGAAGAATATGTGCCAGGAACAATTTTTTACTGTAACACCAATAGATGTTAGGGATCTAAATTTGACCTACTTTCAGAAATGAATAATAAACTAAGCAGAACGTTGTTTTTATCTGATTATGTTTCTGGGTCCCTGGCTCCTTTAATGGAATAGGATAAGATTAATGACTAGAAGGCTGATGTTGGGGAGGTAATTAgcccaaaataattaaaaatattggtttttaaTGGAGATTAACATGGAGAAGGTAAAGCAATTAATGACACCTTAAAAAGCAAAAGACAAATCAAATAAAGCTTGGATAATCTTAACCCCCACATATCCCAATCTGGATTCCTTCCTGGAATTCTATAATTCTACCAAATTAAGCAGGTAGCAAACGGGGTCCACCAAAATTCAGTGACAAAAATATAagtattgaaaaagaaaaagagctaAGAAACGGCTCAAATACAGTTCACTTGTACTGAATCAGCAAATTCAATAGCATTTGCATTTTGGctgacacattttttttttaaatattaatattaatgtcctttttattatcacaaaatacacaagaaaacacacaaaaaagaaaacaaaagaaacacgTTTTGCAGATGCATTTGCTGTTTCTTTGCTGATTCCAATGACACAGCACAGTGCTCTAGATAGCTGCTGCTgctgccaccaccaccacaccAACAGAGCTTTTGTATTGATTACTGCTGGACCACCTGTTGTACCTTCTGATGCTGCAATATCTGAAGGTTGACACGCGAGCATGAGCGAGCCATCTCACCAGCTAGAGGGATCACAGGGAGGTTATCGCAGTTGCATATTTCGATCATGAATCCATCTGGGTCGTGGAAGAACAGTTGATCCACGTGGATCCCACCTTCCTCTACCATCGCCCTCACATATTCCATTTCCATGTCCTTCAGCTTCTTCTCCACTGCATCCATGCTCTCACACTGTATTTATATGCAGTTTTGTATTAGAGTTTGCTGTACATATATAAGTTTAAATTGGTCTTCTTGGACTCTCTAGCAACTATCTAGTAATTAAATTCAGTTTCTTGGATTAATCCACCACTTCTTATTCCTAATTAGAGTGCATTTTTGCCTTCAAATTAGAGCTTTCGCATTCAATATTCACatgtcaccaaaaaaaaaaaaaagtacaagcgATTCTCTGTTTTCCTCGTTAAGAAAGAAGAGTGGCCCATTTGTGGGGTTTTTGGGAAAATTTTTGTGGTCCATTTTTAAGTGATCTTTAATTGTTACAACCTCCACGTTCAAaaagattgaattaaaaaatatctaaGTACGGTAAAAGATTATAAATCAATCATTtaagaaccccaaaaaaaaataaaaaatggagatgaaaaATTACCTGGAACGAGATATGATTGTCCTTGGGATTAATTTCGCTTTTCTTGGGCATGTTCTCTGGGTCCTCAGACTGCAAAAGATGTATTCCAATTCCATATCCAAACAGCCTATAAACAAGACGATATAGaaacatgaaaaaaagaaaataaaataaaatctttcaaGAGTCGAAAACAGAGcatgaaaattttcttcttcttttttttatttttttttatttttcacacaTTGCCTTGAATGAGAATTTACCATGCACCATCGAAATTGAACGATCCGGGCCTCCTGATGGGTACAAATCCAAGAACATTCTGATAAAAACTAATGGATTCGTCAACTGATCGACAAATGAGCGAGATGTGGTTCAAAGACTTCAGATGCAGGGGGTTTTCCAcaatttccttcattttttttttcccaagaaAATCATAAACAATCAATGAGAAAATTAATTGCCAACCTGGAAAAGATgagtaataaaaagaaaataaagatttgCTGAACTCTCAGTGTCTCAACAAAGAATTTGGGTTATGTTTTTCTCAGAtagaagtttgaaaaaaaaagaaatcaaaatggAGGATAGAGATGAAAGAATTTGATTAATTGggtgagaaagaaagagagaaaacagGAAGTGGTTGAGTTAGTCACGGCAGTCCACCAAGTGAACCGCAGGTGGTGCTCTCTATATATAGACCATGAAGGGAGCTTCATGTTCACCACGTGTCAGATCACTATGACCTCTGCCACGTAGATTCCACGTCGCTGGTTCAGAGGTACAGTGTTACCCATCAACTACTTGGCTCGCCGTTCACGTGCAAGTtggcaacttttttttttttttggaatgattttggatttttgtttattatataataataataataatataactttctgaaattaaagaatttattgGGATCTTTgagtatttttataattatattttatttttagaatgagcctttttataattgattgattgctaaatatttcaatttgggGGAAATTTACTATTAAAGCACAGGTATACCCACTATGCAAATTGCACTAGATAAACGTAAAGGTGGTAATGCTAATGGACAAAAAACTTTCAAACTGATTGGTCCTTTGGAAGATGGCAAATTGGTTTCTAGATCCTTCACTTGGATGTAAAATATTTCTCAATAACGTAATGGGATTGGGATCTTTTCCATTAAATTTGAGATTTCTTATCCCATcgaaaagaaaattgttttctatTGAATTATATCAACATACCCATCTAGTCAAATTGTTATTCTTTCTTACAATCTTGGGGTCTGGAATCTTAAATCTTcttcttaaatttaaattttttgtttttttttttctattaaattttattacaaGTCATTATAGTACATGAAAGTTTTCAAATGGGTTGAATGTGATTCTTATGTCAAAGTTTCAAGTAATTTTAAAGTcaagtttagtttttttttttttcttttttttgataaatcggTTTAGTAATTTTTAGactaaaatgatttttaatttttattttttaggttttGCATAACATAAAGCTGGCattgttttaaattctaaaattaagtTGGATTACATCTGTTATTagcaaaaataaagaataaagacTAAAAATTGGATTACATCTGCCTCAgctgtttatttttttacagtTTATGATCAgatatactttattttttcttggcgTAATAGGAATTCTATCCTATTTAAGGATAATGACACGCACAAATTGCACCACTGCAAGTCTTTAATGACATGACACGTATAGAACAAACAAACTCGATTTCATTGGTCTTTGCAATATTGCAGCTTAGTGATAAagttcctcttctttcttttttttctttttttttttttttcgcttgtTTACTCATTTACCTACCGTcaatattaaaaggaaaaaaataatatatatatatatatataaagaccaaactattttttatcaataatgctacttatcaaatgatatgtaattgttttattggtcaaaatattaatatatattatatataaataactgaacccatttttcattcaaaaaaagaaaaaaaaagggaaacaattTAATcactatttttcttaatttatatatcCTAAAAATTGAGTGGTCTGTACGATGATTTATGAAAGAAACTGCCATATATGTGTAAACAAAATTTCTATGATGTGCCTGGATTCGGATTTTTTGATGGAAGGCCATTTACGTCTGgatataaatgaattttataaaatacgtGTGCATACGGATTAGCACGTATATATgaacaaatatgtatatattcggAAGAAGAACCAACTTAGTTATTGGTAAGAAATAATACAATAGAGAATTGAAAAATGCCATGACTAGCTGCTTCCGAAGATCAAGTGGTCCGTGAAAAGCTCCTTTTAGTGTCTTTTTATCATTGAAGCTCTACTTCTAACCAGTCAAGGAATTTGAAAGTGTTGCAAAAGGGAACACTTAACAAAGGTGAAAGGAGAATATAAaacttgttaattaattaagttttatAAAACCTGAAAGTGCCACATGATGTATtggttgagtttttttttttttttttttttttattttaaattgattacctTTCTTGGTATATTTAATACATGCAAAAGTAAAACCATGTTTTTTCACAAACTAAtcgtatatattttataaattgatgAGAGGAGATATCATTGCcactttgaaaataaaaaataaaataaaattggtggAGAAGAATTAATcatattaatttgatttaagaACGTCTTAATCAATAGCAACTGATGGTAGTAATGACAATTCCGATTGGAGAGCAGCCCATGATGTACCTACAAAGTACTGTTGATGTCGTTGAATTaaattggtaaaaattaaaatctaaaagcaggctataattatttttttaatatattttataaaggaaaaaaaataaatggtataaaaaagaaaaaatctaagTGCTGCCCACGCTAGCTATAGCTATTGATTAAGAAGCATGCGATAAAAGGACGTCCATGGGAGCGAAGCAAGCTTTTAAGATTATCAACTTAATTAAGAAATAGGCTAAAGTACTTAATTTAGTCGACAAGAggattatttagaaaaaataaataaaataagaatgagAGCGAGAGCATGAGAGAAAAACAACAAGAGATAGAttaattgttttctttgaaagaaaccaaaaaagggGTAGGAGAAATTGGAGTTCCTATTAAAGTTAAAGTaagatcattttttttaatgttttaatatggttttagttattttattctATCTTAGAATATggttttagttattttattatatcttagaAATTAAAACATCTTGTTTTTGGTTGCTgtttttgatattatatttttagttgGAATCAAGATCAAAAAGGGATTTTGAGTGTTAGAAGTAGATCCAAGGTATTTTGTTTGTTTCACATAGTAGTTggggttttttaatttattttgatccatgttccattattttttttattcatgatGATTGAATTAAAAGTTTTGGATGTGTTATAGCACGATTTGTGATAtctttttgttaaatataatatttatgaacgATGACTTTAGCAgttatggtttaatttttttaaaaattgtaatcTATCGTATCTGTTGTTATTTTCCATACCTagatttattttagaaaattaaatttataggtgtaaaatatataatttgaagcacgtaaaaatgattttttttaagatttaattataattttataaaattaaatcctattattattaatatatatatatatacaacatttTTAAAGTACGATTTATCTATATGTAAATTTGTATCAAAATTGAtgctgtttaaaaaaatatcaattttactatatatatatatatatatacaataaaattgatatttaaaaaaaaaatatcttagttttttttctcatatatatatatatatatatatatatataatcggaTCCTATAGCTCTGTTTACAGATCAAATTCAGCAAAAGCAAATTGGTAATCCGACAATATAGTGATGCTTCACTTTATGGTTCCagataaattacaataaataattcaaatataattataggaGTCGCATTAGGACAAGCATTGGCAATATTCCTCTTTaattctcttctctctcacacGCGCACAAATAGTCATCATAAGCTCCaccattctttatttttgaattttgtaataAAGCATGCCTttagatgaagatgaagaagaatccaacaaatacatatcattcaaaatataataataatagtaataatttaataattaaaaaaaaaaaaactagttctGTGCATGGTCCAGAATTGTTGAATATATAAAGACGAAAACGACTACGATACACTAAGAATGTTGAAGTACAATATGATTATATGACAACTGTTATGTGATTATAACATCTATTAGACTATGTATTGCATTatcattaatttgtttttggccAAATGGTAGCGAATCGTGGTTTGGCAGTTGGAATATTAAGTGTTTTTCTTTTACGGGCacttattatgtttttattatttttattaatattgttaattttcttGGATAGGTTGATTGGGTTTGATGTGATATGTCACATTGATACTGACACCCCAATAAAAAAAGGTTATGAGTAATAATTGATATACATTCATATTCAAACCTAAGCAAagcaaaagaaatttaaaatcttccatttgtttttaaaataattttttattctgtaaaataaaaaattatttttaaaataaaaaattatttattttttaaaaataattctataaaacaaataaaaaaataaaaaatttaaaaaataataaaataatattttcatctgatttaaaaataataaaatatatattattttaattattttatttttttatattttataaagagaaaattatagagagaaataattactttaattttttaaaatattttagaaaaataaaattgtagaaagaaaaatatagaatattatattttaataaatatatcaaaaaaaattttattattttattttatcttttttttatttttattttttttaatagaataacttaaaaaaataattattttttttttaatcttttataaattacataaattattttattattttcttttttttttctttatatacttactagttttttatttttttattttttatttttttatcttacttcttttatcaattttttttttgtaaatatttattatatcaattatttattttgctattttgttcttttttcttattttctgtttttttccttctcaaatattctctctctcttttctattttgttctttttcctaatttttcatttttcctctaTTACATTactcttttcttattttccatttctattagatatttttttaaaatttttaaatttttactttttctttttcattgtttttctgtttttcattaagttatttttttttctttatctctatttttttttccctttatctcccattgtatttatttttttcttttttattgtttatttttgtttttaccttttttctgCAATAGTATCAAGAAGGTCTAAACATGTAGCTTGACTATGTTGGTAACATATAAAAGTtagtagttttattattatactaaTATGAGATTTTATCGATGTTTATAGTTGAAAATATTATGTTAGACttatagaatttaattttttaattaatgtaaaattcCAAGTCccaatagttattttatttatgtatacacatgaatttatttgcttgaaactcacattaataaattaataacatatattgtataatatcaataaggtttaaaaattaattaatgaaaagatAATTGACTGATAATGTGGAACGACTGTTACTCATACAAATAATGGAAAGACGTAGCTCTAAAAGGCCAACTATAaatcaatgaaaaattaaatacatataataaaaaaaaatatcattatctCCTCTCAGGTTTCAAAcagtcttcatttttatttcctattatttaattcacaccttttaaaataatttcatttacatCCCCTATAATAGTCCcaattgtaattttcaaaatttttgagagactaaattgaaattaatgcaaACCTATGAACTTAGATAAAATAttcctaaaaaaatatatagttataaatattatatataatgttaatcaattaataataattaaaaaaaaattcagcagaaaataaattttatattatattttgatatatattttatatatataattcattaatatgtgaatgcattaatatatatatatataaatattatagctatatatattatatataagattCCTTgtatgttataaaaaaaaaaattcattttacgtaaaaaaacaaaaaaatgaaaactttttaaaaaaaaatttaaaaattgtttagccaaacatgttttctgtttttttactttgaaaattattttcaaatattaatggtcaaacattttatattttcattaaataccataaactaattttctattttctatttttaatagaaaataaaaaatatgaccaAATATGCCTTCAAAATTAATGATACCTTAGGCTAGCTTATGATCCAGCCTTATCAACTTGCACCACTATTTGCTtttatatctttcaatttttatttattttttctataatttgGCTCCCTCAAGCTAGTCCCCCTGTTTTAATATGGAAATATGAGTACTATTTGCTACTGGAGAAGTACAGGCAACTCATGCACAAAAGTAAATAGCTTGTTGATTAttgtcccccaaaaaaaaaaaaaaaaaaaaaagtagatagCTTTTGAAAAAGATCGCCTTTTTAGCTGCGCTCCACCTGCTTCATGATACTGCAAtctaatattaaacaaacagaATATTAAAAAACACAAATTCACAAAGCAAACATTATGCTTGGTTAATGGTTGACAGTATGATTAGTCATGCTAACAAGTGTTTGAAAATGACAGGGGTAGTCTTGAATTCTGTTAATTTGGAACATTACATTACGAATTAACGAAACTTTGTATTTAACttatattttgttcttttttttctttggttatttTTTGATATACTAGGGCACTTAAAATTGACCCATAGTTAATGCGTTGctacataaatttttaatttatttagattattaaaatttgaaatttaaagatatgatatcaaatttataaataatatatatgttattatttgattggttaacatattaatataatttataaattaataaaaaattctttcaaaaaataaatattattaaataaaaattaattaaataataatacatatatttttaatagatatattaatagactaaataatatttgtagtattatTCATTTACATTACAAAATCGCAAACTAGCATATTTGGGCCGAGTTAGCCAAGGAGTCGATAATATTAGTCAGCTATTAAATTAATGACTAAATTCgtattatatcaataaaaacGATGGAATTTTTGTCACCAACTGATAACTTAAaggatgaaatatatatatatatatatttatttaaaaacaaatcttTAATTCCAATGGAATCTTTTAAAGATAATTCAATTTAGGTAACAATTTCGGTaactttttaaactaaaaattgtatatatatgtatatatataatctagttCTTATCATGATGTCCTAATggaaaatttgttatatatatatatatatatagttaaaaataaatctttaattgAAATAGAATTTCTcagatgaaaatatttttaaccttttaagttgaaaataaatagtttaatcattcaaaatcttttaattacatgttacatcaaatatatataatccaacagTTCTATATAGTTGAAGTTGATTATTCTCAGCTGAGCACCATTGCTTTTAAAAATTACcaatatgatatttattatgAGTAAATATTGGTTCGATTcggttttttgttttggttttcttaGTAAATCGAATTGGATCAAATCATTGTGAATTGGTTTGATCAGATTGGAGCTTTTGGGCTTTGAgctaatattgtattattttattattttaattttttaaaaatatattaactttttaaaataatttaaact includes the following:
- the LOC107408212 gene encoding glyoxylase I 4, with the protein product MKEIVENPLHLKSLNHISLICRSVDESISFYQNVLGFVPIRRPGSFNFDGAWLFGYGIGIHLLQSEDPENMPKKSEINPKDNHISFQCESMDAVEKKLKDMEMEYVRAMVEEGGIHVDQLFFHDPDGFMIEICNCDNLPVIPLAGEMARSCSRVNLQILQHQKVQQVVQQ
- the LOC107408349 gene encoding uncharacterized protein LOC107408349 → MKKSSMPSIPPYHNLTIQKELKEGSKLYKDRGNDQKEESNHVVEKKEEPVAETNSKKVELEKKPSMDINESAEAFINKFRQQLLIQRLESIENYEQMLARGL